A genomic segment from Nicotiana tabacum cultivar K326 chromosome 7, ASM71507v2, whole genome shotgun sequence encodes:
- the LOC142161596 gene encoding nicotine N-demethylase CYP82E4-like, producing MYHLLSPIEAIVGLVTFAFLLYFLWTKKQSKILNPLPPKIPGGWPVIGHLFYFKNNGDDDRHFSQKLGDLADKYGPVFTFRLGFRRFLAVSSYEAMKECFSTNDIHFADRPALLYGEYLCYNNAMLAVAKYGPYWKKNRKLVNQELLSVSRLEKFKHVRFSIVQKNIKELYDGDSPMVKINLSDWIDKLTFDIILKMVVGKTYNNGYGEILKAAFQKFMVQAMEIELYDVFHIPFFKWLDLTGNIKAMKQTFKDIDNIIQGWLDEHIKKRETKDVGGENEQDFIDVVLSKRSNEHLGDGYSHDTTIKATVFTLVLDATDTLALHIKWVMALMINNKNVMKKAQEEMDTIVGRDRWVEESDIKNLVYLQAIVKEVLRLHPPAPLSVQHLSVKDCVVNGYHIPKGTALLTNIMKLQRDPQIWADPDKFDPERFLTTHAAIDYRGQHYELIPFGTGRRACPAMNYSLQVEHLSIAHMIQGFNFATTTNEPLDMKQGVGLTLPKKTDVEVLITPRLPPRLYQY from the exons ATGTATCATCTTCTTTCTCCCATAGAAGCCATTGTAGGACTTGTAACCTTTGCATTTCTACTCTACTTCCTATGGACAAAAAAACAATCAAAAATCTTAAACCCACTGCCTCCAAAAATCCCAGGTGGATGGCCAGTAATCGGCCATCTCTTTTATTTCAAGAACAATGGCGATGATGACcgccatttttctcaaaaactcggAGACTTAGCTGACAAATATGGTCCCGTCTTCACATTCCGGTTAGGGTTTCGTCGTTTCTTGGCGGTGAGTAGTTATGAAGCTATGAAAGAATGCTTCTCTACCAATGATATCCATTTCGCCGATCGCCCAGCTTTACTTTACGGAGAATACCTTTGCTATAACAATGCCATGCTTGCTGTTGCCAAATATGGCCCTTACTGGAAAAAAAATCGAAAGCTAGTCAATCAAGAACTTCTCTCCGTTAGTCGGCTCGAAAAATTCAAACATGTTAGATTTTCTATAGTTCagaaaaatattaaagaactataTGATGGTGATTCACCAATGGTGAAGATAAACCTTAGTGATTGGATAGATAAATTGACTTTCGACATCATTTTGAAAATGGTTGTTGGGAAGACCTATAATAATGGATATGGAGAAATACTGAAAGCAGCTTTTCAGAAGTTCATGGTTCAAGCTATGGAGATTGAGCTCTATGATGTTTTTCACATTCCATTTTTCAAGTGGTTGGATCTTACAGGGAATATTAAGGCTATGAAACAAACTTTCAAAGACATTGATAATATTATCCAAGGTTGGTTAGATGAGCACATTAAGAAGAGAGAAACAAAGGATGTTGGAGGTGAAAATGAACAAGATTTTATTGATGTGGTGCTTTCTAAGAGGAGCAACGAACATCTTGGCGATGGTTACTCTCATGACACCACCATCAAAGCAACCGTATTC ACTTTGGTCTTGGATGCAACAGACACACTTGCACTTCATATAAAGTGGGTAATGGCGTTAATGATAAACAATAAGAATGTCATGAAGAAAGCACAAGAAGAGATGGACACCATTGTTGGTAGAGATAGATGGGTAGAAGAGAGTGATATCAAGAATTTGGTGTATCTTCAAGCAATTGTTAAAGAAGTATTACGATTACATCCACCTGCACCTTTGTCAGTACAACACCTATCTGTAAAAGATTGTGTTGTCAATGGATATCATATTCCTAAGGGGACTGCACTACTTACAAATATTATGAAACTGCAACGAGATCCTCAAATATGGGCAGATCCTGATAAATTCGATCCAGAGAGATTCTTGACAACTCATGCTGCAATTGACTATCGAGGGCAGCACTATGAGTTGATACCGTTTGGTACGGGGAGACGAGCTTGTCCCGCAATGAATTACTCATTGCAAGTGGAACACCTTTCAATT